The genomic stretch TAACATTTTGTTTAAGACATCTCCATGAGCACATCACAATGAAAAAAAACAAAACAGTCACAACTGAAGATATTCTTCTTAAGCTATGCCAATCAGTCTCAAGCGTACTCACTTCAGCGACGGCTTCTCAGGTGTCCTATTCAGCCATGGTTCAAAAGATCAACAAGACGAGTCTGAAGCCAGATTTCGGTTGTTTCGTTCTTTTTGACGGCGGTTTTTCTGGTCTTGTTGTTATCAATTTTACGTCGAAAGCAGCACTAGAGATCTATACCAATTACATGCGTAACATGGGCATGCCTGAAAATGAGCTAGCCGTGCTGCATACGTCAGATGAAGTGGGCGATGTATTAGGCGAATTGATGAACCAACTGGTGGGTGATTTCACCAATAAAATCCGTAAAGAGCTACAAACCAACATCACTCAAAACCAACCGAAGATGCTAGCACTGAACAAGCAAGTAAACCTTTCTGTTGATACCAATCTCGATCGCCCACAAGCTCGTCGTGTTACCTTCTCGACTCAAAACAACAACATCTTCTACCTCGAGCTTGCTATGGATAAGACAGAATTCATCCAATTGGAAGAATTTGAAATTGCAGAAGACGAGTGTCCAGATAGCATCCTAGAAGCGACTCAGAAAAAAATGCAGGAAGAGAACAAACCAGCACAAAGCTCAGGCAACGATTCAGCAGCAGATCTGCTCGATGAACTGGGTATCTAGTTTGCGAATGCTCTAGTCATTCTAAAAAACTGTGTCACTAACGCCATCTATCTTCTTGATGGCGTTTTTGTTTATGTAACCAAGCTGCCTTTTACTTTCCTATCTTAACCGCCTC from Vibrio pomeroyi encodes the following:
- a CDS encoding DUF3334 family protein — its product is MKKNKTVTTEDILLKLCQSVSSVLTSATASQVSYSAMVQKINKTSLKPDFGCFVLFDGGFSGLVVINFTSKAALEIYTNYMRNMGMPENELAVLHTSDEVGDVLGELMNQLVGDFTNKIRKELQTNITQNQPKMLALNKQVNLSVDTNLDRPQARRVTFSTQNNNIFYLELAMDKTEFIQLEEFEIAEDECPDSILEATQKKMQEENKPAQSSGNDSAADLLDELGI